The Lycium ferocissimum isolate CSIRO_LF1 chromosome 8, AGI_CSIRO_Lferr_CH_V1, whole genome shotgun sequence DNA segment aaaaggtaagaatcaattcatttttcttatgttatgaaggttggtttatgttggagtatgtagaaatgagtagaaattatggaaatatggaagtttgcaaagtgggtgtgtgtgtaggtatgtagccgtgtgtgtgtgtgatgttgtataaatatgataagttgaattttatgttgtattctagttgtggttatggtggaattcatattggaaatggaagttgaatgaatttgatgaaagttgaaaatatggagtgtggccgtgtggtatagggtgaaggatggaaatgaattaaattttgtttagtatgttagttgtgttgtcaTGACTCTTATAAtgtgaaatggaagaaaatggtttaagttggcattggaatggaatgtaggaaaatcttgtcattttaggatgattttatgacattatggaaattaagtgctaaggtgcaaattatgatgattgtggatgaacttggaagatggaaatatgttatgaatatgtatgttgaagattagaagttttggatggattatggttttggtgaaaaatttgtatactttgtatattttgtgaatattttgtggaaatgatatgaaatgatttagaattgtattggaatgatcttgattagtaaatgaatatgagaatgttggtattgagttggaaatatgaagttagaatgaaagctattgcactatgttggaaaggaaactagttatgctatattgtgtttcataatgattgtttgtgttgttgggttgttgttgttgatttgttggccgagttccattctcggattttccGTAGTATTGTTGgcgagatagaatctcggggaggctatatgtataggggaaatgctcgccgaaattttggtagccaaacatgaccttaagttgaactcttggaagctacaactcacaattggtaaacatgaccatttgtagattttggagaaaagcgattcgaatttggagaagcttaaggagcggaaaaNNNNNNNNNNNNNNNNNNNNNNNNNNNNNNNNNNNNNNNNNNNNNNNNNNNNNNNNNNNNNNNNNNNNNNNNNNNNNNNNNNNNNNNNNNNNNNNNNNNNTAACCACTTGGTCCTCGTGGACCCTCACAACTAATGCTAACCAGtcgaaacatgaaataaaaaaatcacaccTTTAGTCTACACTTTCGCTAGAATTCGATGACCACAAGGTTCGACACATACCTGGAATAGGGAATAAGTGAGGGTATCTGTTCTTCATATCCtcctccgcttcccaagtcGCTTCTTCGGTATTATGATTTTTCCACAGGACTTTAACCGAAGCTACATCTTTtgttctcaaccttctaacttgtCGATCTAAGATTTGCACaggttcttcttcataagacaaccCTTCGTTGATTTCAATCTCTTCATGAGTCAAGACATGGGAGGGATCCGGTTTATACAACCTcaacatcgaaatgtgaaacaTAGGAAGCACCATATCCACCTCAGATAGTAACCTCAACTCGTAAGCCACCTTCCCAACTCTTCTCTCGATTTCATAAGGGTCAATAAAATGAGGgctaagcttacctttcctacCAAACTGCATTACttccttcattggtgacacttttaagaatacctcATCTCCTATAGTAAACTCAAGCTCGCGATGCCTTATATCCGTATAAGACTTCTGTTGACTTTGAGCTGTCTTGAGTCATTGCACAATGAGGCTCACCTTGTCGATTGCTTCGTGAACTGAATTACGACCCAACAACTCTACTTTGGTGggttcaaaccacccaattagaGATCTACAATGCCTCCCATATAGTGCTTCATACGAAGCCATCTGAATATTCGCttggtaactattattgtaagcaaactccaCAAGAGGTAGAttttcatcccaattacctccaaagtCAAATGTAGAAGCCCGTAACATGTCTTCCAGAGTTTGTATAGTTCTCCTTGCCTGCCTGTCCATCTGAGGATGAAAGCCAGTGCTCAAGTTCACTTGAGCTCTCAACCCTTCTTGGAACGATTTCCATAAGTGAGCAGTAACTTGAGTACCTCTGTCAGATATGATAGATATCGGAATCCCATGTAATCTAACGATCTCCTTCAAATATAACTTGGCGTAATGCGCCGCAGTATCCGTTGTCTTCAAAAAAGGAAATGAGCAGACTTGGTGattctatccacgatcacccaaatagaattgAACTTGGCCTTTGTGCAGGGTAAACCCACgacaaagtccatattaatcatctcCCACTTCTATTGGGGAATCTCAATGTCTGAGCCAAACCACCAGGCCTTAGGTGTTCGGCCTTCACCTGCTGACAGTTCAAACACTTCGCCACAAAATTAGAGATATCTaccttcatgctcttccaccaatagtgttgtttcaaatccttatacatcttggtggatcccGGATGCACAGAATATTTAGAACTATGCGCCTCCACCATCAACTCTTGTCGAAGACCATCAACATCAGGGACACATAAACGTCATTGCAACTTTAGGACATCGTCACCGAGACCCACGGTGAATGAGACTCACCCCTTTCCACTCCATCTCACAGCTCCACCAAAAGTCTATCTTCATATTGTCTGGACTTAATTCTCTCTACAATATCATATCGCGTTTGTGTAATTCCTACTAACTCCCCATTTTCAGTTTCATCGAGTCAAACTCCAAGGCTAGCAAGTCTTCGAATTTCCTTTCCCATCAACATATCTTGAGCATGTAAATATGCTAACATGCCCATAGACTTTCAGCTCAAagcatcagcaacaacattcGCCTTACCAAGAAGATACAAGATGTTCAAGTCGTAATCCTTCAACAACTCTAACCGTCTTCTCTGTGTAGGATTCAACTCTCGCTGCTAGAAGATATATTGCAAGTTGTTGTGATCAGTGAAAACATCACAGTGctcaccatacaagtagtgacgCCAAATCATTAGAGCAAAGCTATAGAAgccaatttcaaatcatgagttggataattcttctcatgcttcttcaaaTGTCATGAAGCATTGGCGATTACCTTACCattctgcatcaacacacaacccaaaccaatttTGTAAGCCACCAGACCCTGAAGGTAGAGTCAAAATaggagccgaagtcaatctCGCCTTAAGCTCTTGAGAGCTCTTTTCACAGGCTTGCACCATTGGAACTTAGCAGTCTTTTGAGTCAATTTCGTCAATGGTGAATCTATCGATGAGAAATTCCGTAGTAACTTGACAAACCTAAGAAGCTACTAATATTTGTCGCACTCGTGGGTCTCGGCCAGCCTTAACTGCCAAAATTTTCTGCGGATCCACCTTAATACCTTCTCTAGACACCACGTGGCCCAAGAAAGCCACAGAGTTAAAACAGAACTCACAcctagaaaattttgcataaagcttgCTCTCCTCAAGCGTTGCTAAGGTTATTCTCAAGTGATCTACATGTTCCTCACGACTCTTCgaacaccaaaatatcatcaatgaagacaatgcTGAAACGATCAAAAAAAGGTTTGAACACATGATTCATTAGGTCCATAAATGCAGCAGGGGCATTCGTCAGACCAAAGGACCTCACCAAAAATTCAAAGTGTCCGTAATGAGTAtgaaaagctatttttggaataTCTTGCTCCTTTATCTTCCAACTGATGGTACCtagacctcaaatcaatcttggagAAGAACATAGTACCCTGAAGTTGGTCGAACAGgtcatctatcctaggcaaaggaCACTTATTTTTAATGGTCACCTTATTAAGATGAGGATAATCAACACACAGTCTCagagaaccatccttctttctgaCGAACAGGAccggagcaccccaaggtgaggtACTTGGTTGAATAAAACCTTTACCCAACAAGTCTTTCTATTGGTCTTTCAACTCCCGTAGCTCTGCCGGAGCCATATGATACGGTGGAATTGAGATCGGTTGAGCATCGAgaataacatcaatcccaaacTCAATAACTCTATTCGGTGAAATGCCCAGAAGATCTTCTAGAGATACCTTcaaaaattcattaactataGGAACAGACTCAAATTCGGGTACTACGGCTTGAGTGTCATTGACAGctactagatgataaatacacCCTTCCGAGATCATTTTATGAgccttaagataagaaataaacctacctcgaGGCTTAGCAATTTCACCTTTCCACACAATAACTGGTTCATTAGGAAATTCAAAATGAACTAATTTATGCCGGAAATCCACATTTGCATAACACTCAAACGGCCAATCCATCcccataatcatatcaaaatctaccatctctAGTTCAAACAAGTCAGTTATAGTCTCATGACCTTTAATTACAACTACACAGTTTCTATAAACTCTAAAAGCAATAACAGTAACACCAGCAAGGGTATCCAAAGAGAAGGTTTCTAACAATAGTTCGAGCTCAACCCCAAAGTCAAGAGCAAAATATGGTGTCACATAAGAGAGAAtttgaacccggatcaatcaatgaatACGTATCAAAAGAGAAAATAGTGAGAATACCTTTGACCAAGGCATCTGAGGTTTCAGCTGCCTCCCTGTGAGTTAACCCATAAAGTCGAGCTTGTCCCCTATTGGCCATGTTAGCAACCGCTTTACCAGTACTATTACCACGACCATTAGGAACATTGTTAGTATTGCCAGCAGGTAGATTCTTAGCAGTCACAAGAGCAGACAGATTGTTTCTCTAGCCAGAAGAGTTAGCCATTTCACGTAGCCATTTCCTACACTCCCTCTTGATATGACCCTTTATACCACAATGGTGACAAATACGATCCTCCCATCCAAATGAGTGTCGGTTATTACCTTGCGAATacctgttttgattgttgttccTCTGACCTTGTCTACCGGACGAAACACTAGTATTAGAGTAAGTGCCAGTCTGTGCAGGTGTAGAATACCTTTTTCTTTGCCCTCCATTTTGTGAACAACTGAAGCCACCCGCAGATCGGGCCTTCTTACTTTGTTCCCTTTCTAACCTCTCTTTACCCTTCCAATTCTCTTGTTGTTCAGCGAACCCAACCAGGGATGAAAATGTGCAAGTAGGGGATATAGCAGCAGCAGCATATGCAGACTTGATACGCGACACCAACCCACGCACAAATCGGCTCAACTTGTGCTTTTCTGATGGAATCTATACATTTCATACCTTGCCAGAAAAGTAAATTTCAAACTATACTCATGAATGGACATTGTACCCTGATCAATCTTCTAAAACTTAGCAGCCAGAGAAAATCGTTCCACATCAGAAAGAAATCTCTCCATGAATGCCTCCTCAAATTCAGCCCAAGTGTTACGAcctaatttcactaagtcgcgcAGGCACCTTCCATTTCCACCTCGGTTGGCGAACCCTTCcccaaatcatcaattcaaacCATGATAAAGTAAATAGACCAGAATAAGTAGAAGCCTgaatcataaataatcataagtgTGAAACATaaatacaagtctcaaatgCTAAACACATCTGTCTGAATGGAAGAAAATATAGATAGGGATAGAGAAGTCTCCGAGCAGTGACTCGtcagatgctcaccctagatACTCACAAGCCAGGCCTCAGAAATTAAACTCGGGAAGTGGAAATGGAACCGGTCTCAAACTCTACACCCTAAAAAGGAGTGTAACAAGGTAGCTTTAGTACAAACaacatgtactgagtatgcatcataggccgacaacagttagttaacatatataaagaaagtgACTAAAGAATAGGCATGCTCATAATCAGGTATACACACCACAGTCCAAGAATGACAACTCAAGTACGTAAGGATCAATAACCGAATCATAGCCTACTGTGAAGCACCAAAACACAAGTCTTGCCAAGTTTCCTACGATTCCTTATAATAACTATAAACACTAGTACAGCCAACAATGTTACTTCGTAACCTCAAGTCTCAACCTAGAAGAAAGTCTCTACTGCTAGAATCCATCAATtcccaaatatatattaatcaaGCACGCGACGATCTCAAATCAGTAACCAACCAAAAAGTCAATGTTTGCGAGCACCGTACAATACGATAAATAACCACTACCAGAAATCagatgtatgagtgaatgaaatatgaatgcaatgcaatgcaatgatacacactcGCTTCGGGTGAAAATATCTCGTCGCCTcaacagtcatgacccatgggggaccactaagtccatgtacctgctaTGGCACATAGCCCAATCCGATGGTCAATTTTGCGgagcgtgcaacccgatcctagtaagtgttgtggaacgtgcaacccggcccaatatatatatatatatatatatatatatatatatatatatgtgtgtgtgtgtgtgtgtgtgtgtgtatgtatgtgtgtgtgtgtgttgcgtGCGCAACCCGATCTAAATATGTGAGTATGAATGCGTGCAAGATATGAATGCcaacaagagtatatcaatgaCAGCCGTGCCACATATGGACACATATCCCAATATGAAGATCAATATTGATTACCTCCTCTTCACAAGTCAAAGTTCCAGAGAAAGAGGAAGATGATAAACTATGTTGGATATTTGAAACAAGTGGAAAATTCTTAGTTAAATCTGCATGGGAATTTTTAAGGCACAGAGAGAGCAAACAAACCAGCTATAGAATCATGTGAGAGAAAGGGTTACCAATAAAGATAAGTTTCTTCATTTGGAGGGTGTGGAAAGGGAGAATCTCTACAGATGATATATTGAAAAGAATGATGATCAATATGCCATCAAGATGCTGGTGTTGTGAAGAGTATAAGGAGGAAACTGTATCTCATTTATTTCTAACATCTTCCATAGCTGTCAAGTTATGGAAGTACTTTGCTTCTTGTACAGGTATCCTCACAGATGGAGTTGGCCTACAACGGATGATCATGGCATGGTGGACTGCTGAGACTAAACCAAAACTGCAGCCTGTTTATAGACCAATGCCAGTAGTGATCATGTGGtcattacaaaaaagaagaaactcaaTTAAGCATGGAGGATCAGTTACATTCTACAGGTTGAAACAACAAGTACAgcacatcatatatcaacttGCAAGGAAAAGATTTCCATAGATGCAGAATCTATCTAGTGAATGGGAAAATATGCATCAGCAACTTAGCATTTATAAACCAAAAGTTGTTGTGGAGAATGCCACCTTCAGGGAGATTAAAATGTAATACAGATGGAGCATGCAGAGGCAATCCTGGGAGAAGCTCATATGGATTTTGCATCAGAGATAACGAAGGATTTGGTTTATGCAGAACCACAGGAAATGGGAATAGCAACAAACATTGAATCTGATGCTGAGGCTATAAAACAGGCACTGAAGTACTGCAGAGAACACAATATTCAACAGATTCAACTTAAGACTGATTCACTTGTCCTATATAACATCTTGCAAGGATCATGGATCACTCCATGGGAACTGAGAGATAAAGTTAAAGAGATCAAACAGGACATGAAGACAGTACAGGTACAGATCACTCATGTTTTTAGGGAAGGCAACAAGCTGGAAGACTTTCTAGCAAATCAATCGTTAGATTACTTAGAAATCAAAGTACATGACTTTACACTCATGCCATCAGAGGAAGAAGAATACTCAACATGGAAAAATCACAACTTCCTCAACTGAGGATTAGAACAAGGAGAATCCAGCAGATTGACATTCAACAATGATGCTACATGTATGGATATTCATCTGGTGTTTTCACAGATTGGAGCAAACATCAAATCTGATACATCAGGATTTCAAATGGCATACAAGCTTAGGCACACAGGATAGAACTGGTCATATAGGatgattctttatttttttaattctagcTAGTGCATATTATAGACATGTTGTAATAGATCGGGCTTCTTTAAATTCTGCAACTATTAATAAAAAGTTCTAATAGGCCAAGCCAGTTAGAGCacaatttgattttaaaaaaaaaaccaataacTGAGAGATACGGGTTCACAACCATCAATAAGTCACTAAGTATTCATATCagagtatcatgaaagatgagattGAGTACactgcataatatcaatgaatgatgacaacatatcaaactaatcgtgccacacatggacacttATCACAATAACAGTCTCAATATCATAACTTTTCTTTCCTTCCCAACAGCATCAACACATGATAAAATACGATCTCCAAATCATAAGGTAAATCACTAAGCAACAAGCTGGAATCACTCACGTGGCTACAAgccaataaatcacaacaaggcaacaactcaatagaacacaaCAAGGTGACAagccatagtcaacaacaataccaacctaagtattccaTGCCAACTCCATACCCGAAGGCGTACATGCTTTCTTCAATAATCACAAACTCTATATATGATtggctaaccgaagtctaaccaaaagttaagtcataacctacctggtagccgagcaagagccacgaacaatcaaacttgAGCCTTGCCTTTCCTCTTCGAAGAGCCACAGAACAATTaacgtctatcaaatatgaattctatgttagaatacgaatctatcgatacccatattgccatagttttaaccaaaacccaaaaaaggCCCCAAAATAGCCAAACTCGAGACACAAGGGTAAAACTGGAAATTTAAGTCAAAATTAGTATACCCATAGCTTAATTAGTCTAGATCCACAAAATCCATTCAATTTCCCCAATCAATCTCGGATAAAATCGATAACTAGCAAAAATAATCATAGGGAAACACCAAAATAAAGGTTAAATACTTAGCCCCTCGTTGAGACGAGAACAACACCACAAAAATTACCTCAAAAAGAGCTCCCAAACTTGTAAGAAAAGTAACTAAATCCTGAACAagtggagaaaagaaaatgcaGTAGCTGTTTCGGTTCAAATCAGGTCCTAATTGATCACGAATCTCACTTCGACCAGTCCAATAAAATCCTAGAAAAATTCCACCAAGATAGCCTTTTGAATCACTCAATTTGGCCTTAAAATGAGAGAGATATGATGTATTCAAGTTTTGGAAAGAATGCAGAATTTTTAAGGGCGAACTTAGGGGCAAAATCGTAATTTTTAGCAAAATTACACTAGAAAACCAGCGGTGAAATTCTTTCGTAAAATGGTCATATCTCCCTCATGCCATGGCGAAAAGCGACGAGTCTTGTTGCTATAGCTCCCAAATTGCGACACGGATCTAACGattcaatcgaaacacaaaacaaaggtcgtttgctcattatggtaccctttttgctcaaaacgacgtcgaaaacaaaaacaaacacCATCCAACCCAGACACACCCAAGATTCATCAGAATCTAACCAAaatttgtggacaagtccaaaatcatcatacaaacctgttcgaactctcaaaacatccaaacAGGACCGTCTTGACAAGAttttgaccgtggtcaacttcaaatcatctcaaaagctagtttctcaaccaaccacctaaatcacacccgaacctctcgggaaccgaaccaacaacacgactaagtcataaatcacatttcgAACCTAAAGGAACTGTCGAAATTTGATTACGGGCACGTTTACCCAACAGCCAACTTTTGGTCAATCTTCTCAAACTTAGgccttcaaaatttcaaaacttagaTTTTCTTCTCCAATTCTCAATCGATCACCTCAGGAATAGCGCCACCCATCCCCCCAAGCCATAAACATCAGACGAAGCTAACAGAAACAACAAATCTAAGATCCAGCTCTTATTTCTTCccgtgaccatcttttcaccataaataggcatattaaatattaaaatagacTTAATTGTCAAAAGCCAACCAAACGAATTCTAAAATTAGCTCCGTTAAATTTtaaggttcataaataatattccaaaTCTAACTGAATCTTCAGATCGCCAA contains these protein-coding regions:
- the LOC132066501 gene encoding uncharacterized protein LOC132066501; protein product: MKEVMQFGRKGKLSPHFIDPYEIERRVGKVAYELRLLSEVDMVLPMFHISMLRLYKPDPSHVLTHEEIEINEGLSYEEEPVQILDRQVRRLRTKDVASVKVLWKNHNTEEATWEAEEDMKNRYPHLFPIPAK